A stretch of the Rosa rugosa chromosome 5, drRosRugo1.1, whole genome shotgun sequence genome encodes the following:
- the LOC133710792 gene encoding cytochrome P450 CYP749A22-like yields MISIAAVSSSTILCGTGVVILLALVFKLLHRLWWSPTRIQKLMAAQGIRGPSYRFIHGNTKEINNMKTQAMSRPRNLTHDIVSGVHPHIHSWTNIYGKNYLQWHGSQAQLVITEPELCREILNDKERAYPKMEPIHFIKKLFGEGLGTRIKSDEKWAQLRKISNHAFLGESLKNKIPATVDSAGTMLQRWKNHEGKEIEVYEEFRLLTAEVISRTAFGSSYLEGQHIFEMLMKFYFLISKNLFTIRLPSIISKVYKTKDHTEAEKLDQGIRDSIVKIIQEREAKAMRTGEEGKFGDDFLGLLLKAHHDADVNQRITVEELIDECKTLYFAGQDSTASLLAWTILLLALHTDWQDEARKEVLQVLGKQNWPNHDGITKLKTLSMIINESLRLYPPLVTVSGRTADREVRVGKLTIDPAANLELLIKPLSLHHDPDFWGKDVHLFKPERFADGVGKATNNNLAGFLPFGTGRRMCVGFDFATTEAKVVLSMILQRYSFTLSPTYVHSPYEALTLCPQHGVQVVLHSL; encoded by the exons ATGATCAGTATCGCTGCTGTTAGTTCAAGTACCATTCTCTGTGGTACTGGTGTTGTAATTCTGTTGGCTCTGGTCTTCAAGTTGCTTCACAGGCTATGGTGGTCTCCAACTCGCATTCAGAAGCTGATGGCTGCTCAGGGAATCAGAGGCCCTTCTTACAGATTCATCCATGGCAACACCAAAGAGATCAACAACATGAAAACACAAGCCATGAGCCGGCCCAGAAATTTGACCCATGACATAGTATCCGGAGTTCATCCTCATATTCACTCTTGGACCAACATATATG GGAAGAATTATCTTCAGTGGCATGGTTCTCAGGCTCAGTTGGTGATTACAGAACCAGAGTTGTGTAGAGAGATACTGAATGACAAAGAAAGAGCTTATCCGAAAATGGAGCCTATACACTTTATCAAGAAGCTCTTTGGAGAAGGCCTTGGCACCAGAATCAAATCCGATGAAAAATGGGCACAATTGCGCAAGATCTCCAACCATGCCTTCCTTGGAGAGAGCTTAAAA AATAAGATTCCAGCAACCGTAGATAGTGCTGGGACGATGCTCCAAAGGTGGAAAAACCATGAAGGCAAAGAGATTGAGGTGTATGAAGAATTTAGATTGTTGACTGCAGAAGTGATTTCCAGGACAGCATTTGGCAGCAGCTACTTAGAAGGACAACACATTTTTGAAATGTTAATGAAGTTTTACTTCTTAATATCCAAAAATTTATTCACAATCCGGTTGCCTAGCATCATCAG TAAGGTTTACAAGACCAAAGATCATACTGAAGCAGAGAAGCTTGACCAAGGAATCCGTGACTCCATAGTGAAGATCATCCAGGAAAGAGAAGCAAAGGCAATGAGGACTGGAGAAGAAGGAAAATTTGGAGATGATTTTCTTGGATTGCTGTTGAAGGCTCATCATGATGCCGATGTTAACCAGAGGATTACGGTAGAGGAATTGATTGATGAGTGCAAAACATTGTACTTTGCAGGACAGGATTCCACTGCTAGTTTACTTGCTTGGACCATCCTTCTTCTGGCACTTCATACTGATTGGCAAGATGAAGCGCGAAAGGAAGTCCTACAAGTACTTGGCAAACAAAACTGGCCAAATCATGATGGCATTACCAAACTCAAAACA TTGAGTATGATCATTAATGAGTCCTTAAGGTTATATCCTCCTCTTGTTACTGTAAGTGGGAGGACAGCTGATAGAGAAGTTAGAGTGGGAAAGCTGACCATTGATCCAGCAGCTAATCTTGAACTGCTCATCAAACCTTTATCATTGCACCATGATCCTGACTTCTGGGGAAAAGATGTGCATCTCTTCAAACCAGAGCGATTCGCAGACGGGGTTGGTAAAGCTACGAATAATAACCTAGCAGGATTCCTACCCTTCGGAACAGGACGAAGAATGTGTGTGGGCTTCGACTTTGCCACCACTGAAGCAAAGGTTGTTCTGTCAATGATTCTACAGCGCTACTCCTTCACCCTTTCTCCAACTTATGTACACTCGCCCTATGAGGCGCTTACGCTTTGCCCACAACATGGAGTTCAAGTAGTGCTACACTCACTTTGA
- the LOC133712398 gene encoding cytochrome P450 CYP749A22-like — MISFSPVIIVSSFVSVLHLLAVIKIFHKLWWTPTRIQNLMALQGIRGPSYRLVHGNSREINNMRKEAMSRPKSLSHNIFPEVHPHIHSWTKTYGKTFLQWHGGKAQLVIMEPELCKEILNGAFPKPETKRFVKKLLGDGLTRSEGEKWVKMRKLANHAFHGESLRTMIPAMITSAETMLERWTSHNGKEIEVFEEFRLYTSEVISRTAFGSSYIEGKQIFEMLIKMGFLTFKNAFNLRFPGISKIYKTSDEIESDKLEKGIRDSIIEIVKKREETAMRRQEDYFGSDFLGLLLKAYHDPNERQRISIDDLVDECKAFYFAGQETSTSLLAWTVFLLALHTDWQEEARNEVLQLFGKQTPNPDGFSKLKTMSMIINESLRLYPPVLAVERRVEKEVRLGNLVIPANVELHISSLALHHEPQFWGQDVQLFKPERFSEGVAKATGNNIVAFLPFGMGPRTCVGFNFATVEVKIALSMILQRYSFTLSPGYVHSPFHFLTLRPQHGVQVMLQTL, encoded by the exons ATGATCAGCTTTAGCCCGGTGATCATCGTTTCAAGCTTTGTTTCTGTGCTCCATCTCTTAGCTGTCATCAAAATCTTTCACAAACTATGGTGGACTCCAACTCGCATACAGAATCTGATGGCTTTGCAAGGAATCAGAGGCCCTTCTTACAGACTTGTCCATGGGAATTCCAGAGAAATCAACAACATGAGAAAGGAAGCTATGAGCAGACCCAAGAGTTTATCACACAACATATTTCCTGAAGTTCATCCTCATATTCATTCATGGACCAAGACATATG GCAAAACATTTCTTCAGTGGCATGGTGGTAAAGCACAGTTGGTCATTATGGAACCTGAGCTGTGCAAAGAGATACTGAATGGAGCTTTTCCAAAACCGGAGACCAAACGTTTTGTAAAGAAGCTGTTAGGAGATGGCCTCACACGATCCGAAGGTGAAAAATGGGTAAAAATGCGAAAACTGGCTAACCATGCCTTCCATGGAGAGAGCTTAAGA ACTATGATTCCGGCGATGATTACTAGCGCTGAGACGATGCTAGAAAGGTGGACAAGTCATAATGGCAAAGAGATTGAGGTGTTTGAAGAGTTTAGACTGTACACTTCAGAAGTGATTTCTAGGACAGCATTTGGAAGCAGCTATATAGAAGGAAAACAGATTTTTGAGATGTTAATAAAGATGGGATTCTTAACATTCAAAAATGCTTTCAACCTCAGGTTTCCTGGCATCAG TAAAATTTATAAGACCAGCGACGAGATTGAATCAGACAAGCTTGAAAAAGGAATAAGGGACTCCATAATAGAAATTGttaagaaaagagaagagacGGCAATGAGAAGACAAGAAGACTACTTTGGGAGTGATTTTCTTGGATTACTGCTAAAGGCTTATCATGATCCCAATGAGAGGCAGAGGATTTCGATAGACGATTTAGTTGATGAGTGCAAGGCGTTTTACTTTGCTGGACAAGAAACTAGTACTAGTTTGCTTGCTTGGACTGTCTTTCTTCTGGCTCTCCATACTGATTGGCAAGAAGAAGCAAGAAATGAAGTCCTACAATTATTTGGCAAACAAACACCAAATCCTGATGGCTTTTCCAAACTGAAAACA ATGAGTATGATCATCAATGAATCTCTAAGGTTATATCCTCCTGTTCTTGCTGTAGAGAGGAGAGTTGAAAAGGAAGTTAGACTGGGAAACCTCGTCATTCCTGCCAATGTTGAATTGCATATTTCAAGTCTAGCACTTCACCATGAGCCTCAATTCTGGGGACAAGATGTGCAACTTTTCAAGCCAGAGCGATTCTCAGAAGGGGTTGCTAAGGCTACTGGGAATAACATAGTCGCATTCTTACCATTTGGAATGGGGCCTCGAACTTGTGTGGGCTTCAACTTTGCCACCGTTGAAGTAAAGATTGCTCTTTCAATGATTCTACAACGCTACTCGTTCACCCTTTCACCGGGTTATGTTCACTCTCCCTTTCATTTTCTTACACTTCGTCCACAGCATGGAGTTCAAGTAATGCTACAGACACTGTGA